A single window of Myripristis murdjan chromosome 21, fMyrMur1.1, whole genome shotgun sequence DNA harbors:
- the tbl1x gene encoding F-box-like/WD repeat-containing protein TBL1X — protein MSITSDEVNFLVYRYLQESGFSHSAFTFGIESHISQSNINGTLVPPAALISILQKGLQYVEAEISINEDGTVFDGRPIESLSLIDAVMPDVVQTRQQAFRDKLAQQQAACAMAASASGNQANAPKNGEATVNGEENGTHNMNNHSEPMEMDVDVEIPASKATVLRGHESEVFICAWNPVSDLLASGSGDSTARIWNLNENSNSNSTQLVLRHCIREGGQDVPSNKDVTSLDWNSDGTLLATGSYDGFARIWTKDGNLASTLGQHKGPIFALKWNKKGNSILSAGVDKTTIIWDAHTGEAKQQFPFHSAPALDVDWQNNTTFASCSTDMCIHVCRLGSDRPLKTFQGHTNEVNAIKWDPSGMLLASCSDDMTLKIWSMKQDSCVHDLQAHSKEIYTIKWSPTGPGTSNPNSNIMLASASFDSTVRLWDVERGVCIHTLTKHQEPVYSVAFSPDGKHLASGSFDKCVHIWNTMTGALVHSYRGTGGIFEVCWNSTGDKVGASASDGSVCVLDLRK, from the exons ATGAGTATAACCAGTGACGAAGTGAACTTCTTGGTCTACAGATACCTCCAAGAATCAG gtttcTCCCACTCAGCATTCACCTTTGGCATCGAGAGCCACATCAGCCAGTCCAACATCAATGGAACACTAGTGCCCCCTGCTGCCCTCATCTCCATCCTGCAGAAAGGGCTCCAGTATGTGGAGGCAGAGATCAGCATCAACGAG GATGGTACAGTGTTTGATGGTCGGCCGATCGAGTCGCTGTCCCTCATTGACGCGGTGATGCCAGACGTGGTGCAGACGCGGCAGCAGGCCTTCCGGGACAAGTTAGCCCAGCAGCAGGCGGCCTGTGCCATGGCTGCATCAGCCTCCGGCAACCAAGCCAACGCACCAAAGAACGGAGAAGCCACCGTGAACGGGGAGGAGAACGGCACTCACAACATGA aTAACCACAGCGAGCCCATGGAGATGGATGTTGATGTGGAAATACCAGCCAGTAAGGCCACGGTGCTCCGAGGGCACGAATCTGAAGTGTTCATCTGTGCCTGGAATCCAGTCAGCGACCTGCTGGCCTCAGG CTCAGGCGACTCCACAGCCAGGATCTGGAACCTAAACGAAAATAGCAACTCCAATTCCACCCAGCTGGTGCTGCGCCACTGTATCCGCGAGGGCGGCCAGGACGTCCCCAGCAACAAAGATGTCACGTCACTAGACTGGAAT AGCGATGGGACTCTCCTAGCAACGGGGTCATATGATGGATTTGCCAGGATATGGACCAAGGATG GAAATCTGGCAAGCACCTTGGGGCAGCACAAAGGGCCAATATTTGCACTGAAGTGGAACAAGAAGGGGAACTCTATTCTCAGTGCTGGCGTTGATAAG acGACAATCATTTGGGatgcacacacaggagaggCCAAGCAGCAGTTTCCCTTTCACTCAG CTCCAGCACTGGATGTCGACTGGCAGAACAACACCACCTTTGCCTCCTGCAGTACAGACATGTGCATCCATGTATGTCGACTCGGCAGCGATCGGCCTCTCAAGACCTTTCAGGGCCACACG AATGAAGTTAATGCCATCAAATGGGATCCATCGGGCATGCTGCTTGCCTCCTGTTCAGATGACATGACCTTAAAG ATTTGGAGTATGAAGCAGGACTCCTGTGTCCACGATCTCCAGGCTCACAGTAAAGAGATCTACACCATCAAGTGGAGCCCCACCGGTCCCGGCACCAGCAACCCTAACTCTAACATCATGCTTGCCAG CGCCTCGTTTGACTCGACGGTGCGGCTGTGGGATGTGGAGCGCGGTGTGTGTATTCACACGCTGACCAAGCACCAGGAGCCTGTTTACAGCGTGGCCTTCAGCCCCGACGGCAAGCACCTGGCGAGCGGCTCTTTTGACAAGTGCGTTCACATCTGGAACACCATG ACTGGAGCCTTGGTGCACAGCTACAGGGGAACTGGCGGGATTTTTGAGGTGTGCTGGAACAGCACCGGGGATAAAGTTGGTGCGAGTGCATCAGACGGCTCG GTATGTGTTCTTGACCTCCGAAAATAG